DNA from Strigops habroptila isolate Jane chromosome 6, bStrHab1.2.pri, whole genome shotgun sequence:
CCAGGGCCCCGGCCGGGCCGTACCGTGCGGTCCCACCGCGGTACCTGCTCCCGCAGCTCCCGGCTCCGCCGCTGCACCCGCTGCAGCgggccccgcgcccgccgcgccgACATGGCTGCCAGGCAACGGGCGCGCAGCGGGGCCGTCACCTCCGGCCCGCGCGGCACGCCGGGAGTCGTAGGCGCTGAGGGGCGACCGCGGGACCGCGGGACGGAGCCGCCAGGCACGGCCCGGGCGGTGCTCATGGAACAGGAGCGGGGCGcgctgattgatggagctgaacatgagcagcttgtgcccaggcagccaagaagccaccagcatcctggcctgtcccagcaccagtgtggcagcagggccagggcagtgactgtccccctgtgctgggcactggtgaggctgcacctcaaatcctgtgtcagttctgggcccctcactgcaagagagacattgaggtgctggagcggggccagagaagggcaccggagctggtgcagggcctggagcacaagtgtgatgaggaacggctgagggacctgggggggtttagtctggagaagagaaggctcaggggggaccttctcgctctctgcaactgcctgacaggaggatggagccaggagggggctggtctctgctcccaaggaacaagggatgggacaagaggaaacggcctcaagctgccccagggcaggtttagatggagctgaggaacaattccttccccagagggtgctcaggcattggaacaggctgcccagggcagtgccggagtcaccgtccctgcaagtgttcacaccccgtgtagccgaggcctcagtgccatgggttagtggtggccttggcagtgctgggaacggttgtgactggatgagcttaaaggtcttttccaacctggttgattctgtgattctgacaTACTGACAGACACCCAGCCGGCAGCCACCCCACAGGCAAACTCTGTTCCTGCCCTCCCCAGAACAACCTATAAGGCTGTGGCGCATCGGTGCTGGACGACGCACATGCTTCTCACTCACTGATAACCATGCCCCCTGCCTCTACAAATTGGCATCAATAGGCAAAGGCATCAGCAGCTGGGcagtggtttggatttttttccccataactTTTAACTCTTTGTTCAGTACCACAGTTAAAGCCACCAGCCTGCACAGTGCGCTGTGAATCCTCCAGCGTAAAGCGGGAGCATCCCCTCCTCTGGGACTCAAGGAAACGCTTCTGGAATTCATTAGCGATGGGAAGGAGGAATGCACTACAGCCTTGGGCAATTCCTTGCCCAAAGCACTAGAAGAAATACAGAGTCCAAAGCACAAGCAGCCTTCATTTAATTTGCTCATTCACCCTACCAACGCGCGCAGCCGACTGTCCCCGCAGGTTTTACTTCCCATTTGTACTTCCATAACGAGATCTGTCACTCAGTACCATTCCTCACTCGTCACAAGCGCCCGTGAGGAACGTTTTCAGGGAAACAAACACATCCAGGCACCCCACGTGGTGGTTTTCGGCAGTTTAATGCCTCAGCAGCACCCCTTGGcgagggcagagcagcagactCGGAGCAAGGCAAACACAGTGTCCTTTGAAACAGGGAAATGCCTTTGGCAGCGGCGTTCCTACATCCTCGGCAGCCTGAGGCATTCAGGATCTTGTCTTCCCAGGCCCCGGTATTCCGTGGATGCTGTCCTTTCCCAGCAGCGCTTCCATGTGGTTTTCCCTCCGGCATCAGCGTGGGGTGAACCCGGTTCTCTCAAGCCGCATCCGCCGCGCCGAGGCTGCTGCGGAGACCCCCGGAGCGCCGCGCTGACCTCCAGCCCCGCTCCAGAGCGCGGGGGGCGGCCGGGTCCGTGCTCCGGGGGCTCGGCGCGGCTCAGGCCgcctccagctgctcctgcgCGGCGGCGAGGCGGCGCTGCAGCCAGCGCTGGCGCCAGCGCAGGAagcggcggcgggcgcgccCCGCCTgccaccccaccagcaccccGGCCGCGAACGCGGCCAGCAGCGCCCAGCGCACGGCCCGCGGCCGCAGCGCCTCCAGAGCCATCCCCGagcccgctcccggccccgcaCCGGCTCCGCCTCCCGCTtccgccggggccggggcgggcccGTTAAaggcggcggggagggggcgcACTGATTGCCGCGCCATGGCGGAGGCAGCCTCGCAGGTAGCGGGGGGACCGATGGGGTCCCTGGGAGGGTCGGGGGTGATGGGACCTCTCTAGCAGGAGGGGGATGCGGGAGCGCGGAGCTGCGGCATCCCCTGTACCGCTTCTCGCCTCTATAGAGTGCCCTGGGGCGAGAAGCACCTCCCTTGAATACCGCTTCTTGCCTCTCTAGAGAGCCCCGGGGTGAAAACCATCTCCCTTGAATACCGCTTCTCGCCTCCACAGAGTGCCCGAGGCTGAAAAGCCTCTTTTGAACATTGCTCGGAGTTTACTTCAAGCACCAGCACCGACTGAGCTGTGtctgtgttttcctccctttccacaggatctgctgctggcagcagcgtTTGTGTCCGATGCTCAGTACAACAGAAATATCCCGTTTAAGACCTCCCCGGAGGCGGTCAGGTAAGCAGCTCTGCATCCCACGAACACCCGTAGCATCACATTggagcagggctctgtgctggTGTGGCAGTGTGGTGTTGTGGGCACCCAAACTGGCATGGGGAGAACCAACGGCATCGGTGTCCAAAGAGCAATAGCCAAAAAAAGGCTGGACattggctgcagcagctgggagctgaggaGGTTGGGTGGCTGGATGCAAGAACTGGATTTAggctgaaatcacagaatcaaccaggttggaaaagaccttcaagatcatcaagtccaaccgttgccagcactgccaaggccaccactaacgcatggcactgaggcctcagCTACACGGGatgtgaacacttgcagggacggtgactccagccctgccctgggcagcctgttccaatgcctgagcaccctctggggaaggaattgttcctcatctccatctaaacctgccctggtgcagcttgaggccgtttcctcttgtcccatcccttgttccttgggagcagagaccagccccctcctggctccatcctccttttaGGAGGTCAGATGGGGCTCAGAGCATCTGCATGTTGaggatgggaaaggaaataagaaCTTGTTTTTTTCTAGAGCAAACGGAATGTctcagggctgcagctgcagcgAGTGCTCCGTGGGGATGGGGAGTTTGGGAAGCTGGGTCAGCCACCCCTGTGTGGGAGGGGGTGCTAGGTGTGAGTGCCAGGGGTTTGGTACAGTTGGCTCATGCAGAACAGCCCCATGCCAGGCAGTTGTGGTTGTTACCCCTTGGCTTGGCAGTGGGTGACACCAACCCACTGCACAGCAGAACTTCAGCCCATCAGGGGAGCACATGCCCCTTTGCTCAGGTGTGCTTCGAAAGGGTGGGAGCTGCTAGGGGCAGGAGTAATTAAAAGCTTCTGTTAATTGATGATAGGTGAAATTGCCCAAGTCAGGAATGTCTTGCCTGTAACAGTGACTCTTTCCTTTTAGTTGCTGGTGAGAGGCTGAGCAGCTTCGAAGTGGTGACTTTTCCTTCAGGCTTGGACTGCTTTAGGCAAACTGTTGTTGTGTGTAAAACATAAGAGAaggtggctggagcagaggggaaaggggaTACAACAGACTGGCAGCAAAGCAGTGAGGGAGCATTAATGGCTCCTGTAGCTCTCCCCAGAAAATCCTTCCCTTTTATGTAGTCCTTATGTCTGAGGCAGTGAAGTTTCTTGGGTATCCTGGAATGCAGGTATGGTTCAGGATGTTTGTTACAGAGGATTTAGTGAGTTTGTGCTGTTGTGGCACTGTAATGTCTGTCTGCTGTGGAAGAACAGAGTGCGTGCATCATCTTCTCCGAGTATGCTTTGTAGAAATGATAGAAATGACCAGGTGTCTTGCTGGTGTCATTAAGGGTTTAATATCGTGTTCCCTGCCCTGTAGCCTTTATGCAGGTGGTTATTTGGCAGGTGAGATGACTCTGGCAATGCTGGCAGCTCTTTTCTTGGCAGAGCAACTTTATGCTCTGGAGATCTTCTTTGAGTCCCCCAGAGGAGACTGTGAAACCTCCTGGAGATCATTGCTGGTGTTCACTGGAGGTTTGGCTGCTGTAGGGGATGGAATACTGCTGGAGCTATGTATAAAACCAGCTTACTGTGCAACTCCACACTTGTCTCTGGTGGCTTTTCTTATCTCCTTGCTTTTTAACCTGCAAAGAGAGGATATAAGATAACTAATTAGGCTTAGTTTGTGTGTCATGTGGATACCCGAGCCTGGCAGAAGTTTGCACTCAAACTAAGGAACAAGGTACAAAAAGGAAGCAGCTTTAACAAATCAGTGTGTTTGAGTCTTAAACTGAACTGAGGAATGTCTGTATTCCACCTGGTTGGCAAAAACTGTGCTGCTGTTACCCTTCTTCCTCTGTGACTGCCTGGGACAGCATGTGCTGTTCTTCCAGGATGCGTTTGGTGAGCCCATGGCTATGTGCACTGAAGCCTGCCTTTACGGtgcctcttccttccttctacAGGCTTTATTACCTCTATAACCACTGGATTATGCGAACAGCCACCtacttcttcatcttcctcaaCCTGTCCCTTGCATTGTTTGAAGAACCTGCTGTGTATCCACTCCCCTTCCTGGTAAGTTCTCGGTGTAGAAGCAGCAATGCAATAGTACTGTGGTGCTTGGTAGAGCAAGCAAGGGTTTCTTGCTTGAAACTGGTTGTCAAAGGTGTGTCAAGAGATAATTGATGCTGGTGTTTCTGTTATCTTTAATCTACTGAAATGGGGACAGAAAAGGGCATAGGAGCTAGGCAGGGACTATGGGAGCCATTGTGGCTGTTAGGACTAGCTGACATGACTGCAAAGTCATGTATCTCGGAGCCTTCCACATGACCCAAGTCCGATCCTCATGtctgaaagcagaagtgaagtGTTGCACTTAGCACTGACTTTTTATAGCCTTTATTTGTTGTGCTTGTGAGAGATGTGCTCCTTCAATCCTCAGCAAATACAAATTTACTGGATTAacctgcttgtggcagggaaTGTCATAAAACGAAGCCTGGAACTATTGCTCAGTGCCAGATACGCGAGACCGTGAAATGGCCAATAGCAAAACCCAGTGGAAAACTCTTCTACTGACTCTGCGTGTGGTTGCCTTTGCCTGTACCTCAGCTTCAACACCCCATCTATGCAAAGGGGACTAATGCTGCTCTTGGTTGTCCTGACTTGGCCCCATCTCTCCCTGCAGGTCACTTCCGTGGTCGAGGTGTTGTGCCTTCTGGTGTTCTTTGGCCGACTGACCCATTTTGCAAAGGTCACCCCTCGCAATGTGTTCTGGAAGGACACCAAGAACATCTGCATCATGGTTGCGATCCTGGTGAGTTAGGCCTAGGGGAGCCACCGAGGTTGAAGCAGACAATGTGGAGGTGACTTCTCCCTCCTGTTGCTCTCCTGGTAACATTGGCCTGAGGTACAACCATCAGTTGGGCCTGTTCTCACAACTCTTTTGTATGTGCATCTGTGGTGTATCAGCTCACCCTGTTGTCTTCACCCTCTAGACACATTTCCAGCATTACTTCTGGgaattttccccctttcttccaCAGTTATCCCTGACAGACTTGGCCATATATGGGATCCTCAGAATATACAACGTGAGGAGCATTCGATGGTCAAGAATCGTGAGGCCCATCTTCCTGATCAACTTTGCAGAGAGCCGCCAGGTAAGGAAGAGCTCTGGTGGGATGTGCCCCTGGTGCAGGGTCCTATTTTGAGACAGCCTTTCAGAGATCCAGGGGATTTAGTAAAAGAGGGTTTGTGCAGAAATGGCAGAATTTGGGGTTCCCGTGAGTGAAGGTTTCTCTCAGAGGTGGCCTGAAGCAATAATTTGTGATGGATGAAAGGGTGTGTTTGCACGGGTGCTGCTTGGGTGCTGTGCCAATTACCAGAAGGCTTCTCCCTGTACCTATGGGCTGGGTTATGGCCGTCCAGAGCCCTGAGTGTGCTTGGGGCTGGAATGCTTCTTGTACAGtcagcacagggctgtgcttAGTCCAGCCTGGGTGGAGGAGCAGAGTTGGACACTGTCCTCGGGAGATGTGCACATGAGCAGCACCACAGACAAGAACTGCTTCTCCCTGGGTCAGGGGCCAGGTTACTTATTTCTGGAAGCCTCCTAGGCAAACAGCACAGTGTCAGGCTGTTCTTGCACACTGGGTGTCTAGTCCAGCGGGGGGTTTGGACTCTGATTCCTCTTGTCACAGGGATGTCCTCTTTGCCCTGCTGCCCAGGACTGTTCTGCTCCTGACTCACAAATCAATAAACTACTGTGGCTGGGAGGGTGCAGTTGAACTCTTGGGCTCATAAGTGTGTGTTTTGTGGCCTGGAGTGCTGGGCTTTTATCCCTGACCATTCCCCTGCAGTGAGAGCTGAGTTCCTGATGGCCTGTCTCAGGAGACAAGGTCTCTCCTTCTAGCATGTCTTCTGGGGCATGAGGAGGAAAGGCCTGGTGCTCTCATACAGCTCTtagcagaacagagctggcacACCTGGTATCTCTGTCCCACTTTGCCTGTCCCTGTGTAGGTGTTTGATCCAGATGGGATGGCGAGGGGATAAACAGGTACCACTTTGCCTCTAAAcacttcccttctccctgcagatCCGGAGAGCCTTCCGCAGCATCCGCAACACGCTGCCAGAGATCACCTACGTCTTCCTGCTATTCATGTTTAGCCTTCTCATGTTCTCCCTCATGGCCTTGAAGCTGTTTGGTGAGAGGTGAGAACTCTTCTTTTGCTCAGAGCTGGGTGGGAAGAACGTGTGTGATCCTTTCAGACAGGGGGAATCAGGCAGCTCCAACTAGTTGAATACAAGCCCTGCTGATATGTGCAGTTCCTGTGGTGGGACATGTGAGCTCTGTGCTGAACTCCAGCTTGTCCTTTTCCTCCCAGGAATCTCCAGACAGCAGAAGGCTTGCCATACTTCAGAAACTACCTAGAAATTGTGTTTGACCTCTATGTACTGGTGACAACAGCGAACAGCCCGGATGTCATGTATGTATGCTGAGCTTGCAGTCTTGCTGCTGAGAGTGCTGCTGGCCTGCTCCTAGTGGCAGGATCTCTGCTTAGAACAATACtatgttttgcttctgaaatacGTTGTTGTGCAACAGGGCTTTTACTTTTCCAGCCTGCAGGGGTTTCATGAATTCTCAGCCATCGGCTGTATAAATGGCTCTGAACCAGAACCTGAGGATAGGAGACTTtttggaaggtgtccctgcctttAGAAAAGCCAATAACCAGCTTATGACTGAGACATTGCCTTAATCTCTGCGCTTAGACTGAGCCATGCTAACAAAAGCACAGAGATTAAGCTTCCTTTTCTACATCCCTTCAGTCAGGGCTTGACAAAGTAGGAGGAAAAcccagcagaagaaaactgttCTCTAACTGAACTAAGCACAGTTTTTAGCTTGGGTATTATCTGACAACTTTGATATCCAAAGCAGTGCTTAGAAATCCACCTGGAAGGCTGTTTTCTTGTggcttatttctgtgtttgcctAGCAAGGAGCaatctctctcctcttctctaGGATGCCAGCATTTGACTTCAGCTCATGGTATGCCCTGTTCTTCATTGCCTTTGTCATCGTCAACACTTACATCTTCATGTCTCTCTTCCTGGCTGTTGTGTACAACAACTACAAAAAGCACCTGAAGGTAATGTTTGAGGGCTGAGCTGTGATCAGTGGCTGCCTGCTGTTCCATGTAACCTTGTAAGGAATTACCTGGCTTTCCcttggaaagctgctgcttctgggaagTGTGGAGAAGGGGGTACAGCTGCTTGCCTTTGCTGATGCTCTGCAGATAACAAGCACAGGCCCACCTTTCATACCGTGGGGACTGCTGTGAGTTCTGCTTTGATCATTTAGCAATGAAATACTCTATGGTGCTGTGGACCCAAGAAGTTGCAACAGATAGGAAGCCCATGTCTCTGCATTATTGCTGTTAGAGGCTTAGTCCTAGCTCAGAAGTTCTGTCTCTGTGCAGAAGGCTGTTTTTGGTTTGTTATAAGCACACAACACCCTTTTTCTGCCACTGCATGTGCTCttaaaggaaatgcaaaagGAGGTCTGAGTAAATCACAactcttgctgcttctgcccaAACTGAGTAGGTGCAGTCTGGTACTTGTGATTAAAGCTGGGAATCCCTGGGTGCTCCTGTGAAGGGACTGGCTCTGTGTCAGTAAGCAGTCTCCTAGGTCATCCTGGAGGCTTCCCAAGGGTATAAGGTCCTTCAGGCTGCTTCTAATCACGTGCAGAGGTGGATCTCCACCGCTGCTCTCAGCAGTAATCACTGGTGGATGGGAAGCATGTGTGGGCACATCATCTTTGCTTCTGTGACGTGTGGACATGCAGATCCTGTGGCCTTTGTCACCCCCTTCCTGTTCAACACTatcctttgtcttttcttccgGCTGTTCAATGCATCTCCCAGCAGCGAGTGAGCTGTGAACCCCTCCAGAGTGCTGTGCAGAGAGCCCGGGGCTGCCTGTTAAACAGCATGTCTCATCAcccctgctgcctgtgctgtacTTTGTGTCTCGTATCACTCCAAGCGTGTTCCTCTGAGTCTCTTCTTGCCTCTGTGCCATAAAAGTAAAGTTATTTAAAtagagaaggaggggaagggtgCCCGGAGCTGCCTGAatccccctcctctctccagAATGAGATCCGAAAGCTCGCTTACATGAAGCGCCGCAAGATGATAGAGGCCTTCAACCtgctgaaggaagaggagggagcaCAGTTTGTGGTCAGAGAAGCCCGTTGGAAGCAGCTTGTCAAGCTGGTGGCTCCTGATACCAGCAACTCCCaccgggagctgctgctgcacatctCGGATGATGAGCAGAAGGGTTTCATAGGTGAGCAGTGGGGCAATGCTGTGCACAAAGGGTTGGGGAGGAGGCCGGGGGCAGGAGACTGATGCTTCAGGGGGTTTGGCACTGGGACTTGTGGTCTGTAATGGACCCAGAGGGACTCCAGGCccctcttcctgcttccctccaCGTTGTTTAAGTCCTGAAAGGTTGTTCtttgtgcctgtgctgcagcccatGTCATGTCCACTGTGAGTGGCTCTTTGTGGCCATTTGACATCAGGCCAAGCTTACCTTGGGGAGTGAATGGGAGCTCCTGTTCTCAGCACAGGgcttccatccctggcagtgttcaaggccaggttggacacaggggcttggagcaacttcctctagtggaaggtgtccctgcccgtggcaggaggttggaactggatgagctttagggtcctttccaacccaaaccaggctgggattctgtgcaAGCCTCCCTTGCCATCAGATTTCTCCAAGCAATGTGGCTTCCCACACAGCCCTCTAGAGCCTCCTGCCCTGTTCCTGGTGGAGACAGGAAATCAGGAGAGATGGGTCAGTCTCCTCATGCTAGATCATGTCCATcctcatttttaaagctttgtgtTGGTTGTTGGCCTGTGGCTTGAGCCAGTCCCTCAGGAATagggcagaggagctgcttaAACACTGAGTTCATCCTCTTCCGTGGTGGGTACTACTTTGGGCATGTGCGTTTTCAGCTGCCATGACCAGATATTGAatccaggctgctgcagctcgTGTGTGTATAGGTTTGCATTTGCCAGCCACACTGGTGTGAAGTGCTCTCCCCTTTTCCAGACAAGAAATCCTTCGTACAACTGGCAGATCTGCTCAACATCCAGGTGATCACCCTGAAAATCCGCAGCCACCCTCTGGGGCAGTGGGTGCCCCGCATGTACCAGTCAGCGGTGAGCCGGTTCCTGCGCAGCATGGTCAGGCACAGGTGAgcctccaccagcagcaaacccctcacaggctgcagagcagggctgctgcaagCAATGTCAGCTGGGAAGTGCAAACTGCATTTAGGCAAACATCGGAGGTTCTGGTTTTAAGTGTTctgtggagcagctctgctcctaaCCTACCTTCAGTGGTGTGGAGAAACTGGACTTGGCTATTGGAGTCTTCCAGTCCCACTTGTTCACACCTGAGGTGCTGAGTGTAAGTAGTTCTTACCAAAAGCAAGA
Protein-coding regions in this window:
- the LOC115609809 gene encoding two pore calcium channel protein 2-like, with amino-acid sequence MAEAASQDLLLAAAFVSDAQYNRNIPFKTSPEAVRLYYLYNHWIMRTATYFFIFLNLSLALFEEPAVYPLPFLVTSVVEVLCLLVFFGRLTHFAKVTPRNVFWKDTKNICIMVAILLSLTDLAIYGILRIYNVRSIRWSRIVRPIFLINFAESRQIRRAFRSIRNTLPEITYVFLLFMFSLLMFSLMALKLFGERNLQTAEGLPYFRNYLEIVFDLYVLVTTANSPDVMMPAFDFSSWYALFFIAFVIVNTYIFMSLFLAVVYNNYKKHLKNEIRKLAYMKRRKMIEAFNLLKEEEGAQFVVREARWKQLVKLVAPDTSNSHRELLLHISDDEQKGFIDKKSFVQLADLLNIQVITLKIRSHPLGQWVPRMYQSAVSRFLRSMVRHRGFVWTYDVIILINAIFIALDEETPYISYAEWVFLALYIIEILLKVYTYEPRAFFGKNQFWNWFDTLIIFAALTATILNTTLKSTTKYNSQQILDIVFILRVLRLIRIVDSIQRFRVIMNTLINIVPTMLTFGGLTLVVYCVFAIIGMELFHGKIQYFPANSNAPHALECGNPALKDSLFARGKYCKNNFNNFASSFIVLMELTVVNQWHVFANGFANVTVQPAKLYFIAFHIVMVIIIVNIFVSFILEAFFVEYSLEKSEVETAIEQKIQELGMGVQEDELQDEQLLENMESSEHDLEGDGGAKPPSKGLVFKIASKRYRTVDALLQRMFEAEIPLEDEGPSFEEILNLSPTAPVPSHPTSESAA